The proteins below come from a single Campylobacter sp. CCUG 57310 genomic window:
- a CDS encoding anaerobic ribonucleoside-triphosphate reductase activating protein, protein MSVQSKPLHSITPFTTLDFPDKTACIAWFTGCNMRCAYCYNTTVVLGEGFVGEDEFLHFLDKRIGKLSGVVFSGGECTINGSFLPLAREVKKRGFLLKVDTNGSNLKALKVALSENLIDYIALDFKAPRDKFQEVTKSNLYENFIQTLDFLILINFKFEVRTTVHADLLCEDDITNMSKTLHNHGYNGVYYLQKFLNTGENFGNLTASKNDFDIKKIDSDIKIELRNFA, encoded by the coding sequence GTGAGCGTGCAGAGTAAGCCGCTTCACTCCATTACCCCATTTACTACTCTTGACTTTCCCGACAAAACCGCTTGCATAGCGTGGTTTACAGGATGCAATATGCGCTGTGCTTACTGCTACAATACAACCGTAGTGCTTGGCGAAGGGTTTGTCGGAGAAGATGAATTTTTGCATTTCTTAGATAAACGCATCGGCAAACTAAGCGGAGTTGTGTTTAGCGGCGGAGAATGCACTATAAACGGTAGCTTTTTGCCTCTTGCAAGAGAAGTTAAAAAGCGCGGGTTTTTACTTAAAGTTGATACTAACGGCTCGAATTTAAAAGCTTTAAAAGTGGCTTTAAGCGAAAATTTGATCGATTATATCGCACTTGATTTTAAAGCTCCTAGAGATAAATTTCAAGAGGTTACAAAGTCAAATTTATATGAGAATTTCATCCAAACGCTTGATTTTTTAATTCTGATAAATTTTAAATTCGAAGTTCGCACGACCGTGCATGCGGATTTGCTTTGTGAAGATGACATTACAAATATGAGCAAAACACTGCATAATCACGGATACAATGGAGTTTATTATCTGCAAAAATTTCTAAATACAGGTGAAAATTTCGGAAATTTAACCGCTTCAAAAAATGATTTTGATATCAAAAAAATAGATTCAGACATAAAGATAGAGCTTAGAAATTTCGCTTGA
- the nrdD gene encoding anaerobic ribonucleoside-triphosphate reductase gives MSEKEILEKLQEKRTKCVVYTRVMGYHRPVESFNLGKKGEHKERVKFCERAE, from the coding sequence ATGAGCGAAAAAGAGATCTTAGAAAAACTGCAAGAAAAGCGCACTAAATGCGTGGTTTATACTCGCGTTATGGGATATCACAGACCGGTTGAGAGCTTTAATCTTGGCAAAAAAGGCGAACACAAAGAGCGAGTGAAATTTTGTGAGCGTGCAGAGTAA
- the tpx gene encoding thiol peroxidase, translating into MAKVNFKGSPVNLRGDEVFVGQSAPEVTLTGNDLSEFKVGGNSGKIEILVTVPSLDTGVCATETRKFNEKMAGKNAIKLSVISLDLPFAMGRFCSTEGIENLRVGSDFRAKEFGEKYGVLIDEGALKGLLARAVFVVKDGVIIHKQIVPEIADEPNYDAVFEAIKSSGGCGCGCGH; encoded by the coding sequence ATGGCAAAAGTAAATTTCAAAGGTTCGCCTGTAAATTTAAGAGGTGATGAGGTATTTGTAGGACAAAGCGCTCCTGAAGTTACGCTTACGGGAAATGATTTAAGCGAGTTTAAAGTGGGAGGCAATAGCGGTAAAATCGAAATTTTAGTTACCGTTCCTTCGCTTGATACGGGAGTTTGCGCAACCGAAACTCGCAAATTTAACGAAAAAATGGCAGGCAAAAACGCTATAAAACTAAGCGTTATCTCACTTGACCTTCCGTTTGCTATGGGTAGATTTTGCTCTACTGAGGGCATAGAGAATTTACGCGTGGGAAGCGACTTTAGAGCTAAGGAATTTGGCGAAAAATACGGTGTTTTGATAGATGAAGGAGCGCTTAAAGGCTTGCTTGCTCGCGCGGTTTTTGTCGTGAAAGACGGAGTTATCATTCACAAGCAAATCGTACCTGAAATAGCAGATGAACCAAACTATGACGCTGTTTTTGAAGCTATCAAATCAAGCGGCGGTTGTGGCTGCGGTTGTGGACATTAA
- a CDS encoding cyclase family protein: MQIIDLSPILSSKTQIYPGDAAFLVEQILDSGFCTGNLSMSLHTGSHTDFAMHCGIKGVKSEQASLECFVGEAVCVGVRANLNEAIKFKIPPNPHNAKILLLNVHCEFKNEQDFFINSPFLDDDFLNLAQQNGFKTVATNLSTIDAHGANLRHKEAFEREIQIIECLINLQILENKSFFFSAAPLKIANADAAPLRAYAILKR; this comes from the coding sequence TTGCAAATTATCGATTTAAGTCCTATTTTAAGCTCCAAAACTCAAATTTATCCGGGCGACGCTGCGTTTTTGGTAGAGCAAATTTTAGACAGCGGATTTTGCACAGGAAATTTGTCTATGTCTCTTCATACAGGCTCGCATACCGATTTTGCCATGCATTGCGGTATCAAAGGAGTAAAGAGCGAGCAAGCTTCTCTTGAGTGTTTTGTCGGCGAAGCCGTTTGCGTTGGAGTAAGGGCAAATTTAAACGAAGCTATCAAATTTAAAATACCGCCAAATCCGCATAACGCTAAAATTTTACTTTTAAACGTGCATTGTGAGTTTAAAAATGAGCAAGATTTTTTCATAAATTCGCCGTTTTTGGACGATGATTTTTTAAATTTAGCTCAACAAAACGGCTTTAAAACCGTTGCTACAAATTTATCCACAATCGATGCTCATGGAGCAAATTTAAGGCACAAAGAGGCTTTTGAAAGAGAAATTCAGATCATCGAATGCCTAATAAATTTACAAATTTTAGAAAACAAGAGTTTCTTCTTCTCTGCCGCTCCTTTAAAGATAGCAAATGCCGATGCGGCTCCTCTTAGAGCCTACGCGATTTTAAAAAGATAA
- a CDS encoding DMT family transporter, translating to MDKNSQNFGIALTLLGGIFWGFSGACGQYLFERKGISAEYLTSLRLLLSGVIMLVILYAKSGKFVFSIFKQRRNITDLLFYALFGIMACQYTYFVTIELSNAAIATILQYLAPVLVLFVLCMEEKRFPYKKESISVLCAIFGVFLLATHGNFTSLVIPVKTLIIGIISACTIVIYTLSSRRLMRSYPVTLILAWAMVIGGIVLSLYAKPWQLKGINDFSGFLALCGVVVFGTIFAFSLYMQGVKILGGGKASVISAIEPVSAALFAAFWLGSEFVFIDIVGFALIIAAIILLRKG from the coding sequence ATGGATAAAAATAGTCAAAATTTCGGCATAGCTTTAACTCTTCTTGGCGGGATTTTCTGGGGATTTTCAGGGGCTTGCGGACAGTATCTTTTCGAGCGAAAAGGCATAAGCGCAGAGTATCTTACATCACTTCGTTTGCTGCTTTCAGGCGTGATAATGCTTGTGATTTTATATGCAAAAAGCGGTAAATTTGTATTTAGTATTTTTAAGCAAAGGCGAAATATAACCGATCTGCTGTTTTACGCTCTATTTGGCATTATGGCGTGTCAATACACATATTTTGTTACTATCGAACTTTCAAATGCTGCAATTGCTACTATTTTGCAGTATCTTGCGCCTGTTTTGGTGTTATTTGTACTTTGTATGGAAGAAAAGAGATTTCCTTATAAAAAGGAAAGTATAAGCGTATTGTGTGCGATTTTCGGAGTGTTTTTGCTTGCCACTCATGGAAATTTTACAAGCCTCGTTATCCCGGTAAAGACACTTATCATAGGGATAATATCAGCTTGCACTATCGTCATCTACACTCTCTCGTCTCGGCGACTGATGAGAAGCTATCCTGTTACGCTTATACTCGCGTGGGCGATGGTTATAGGCGGCATTGTTTTAAGCTTATACGCTAAACCTTGGCAGCTTAAGGGCATAAACGACTTTAGCGGATTTTTGGCTCTTTGCGGTGTCGTGGTTTTTGGCACTATCTTTGCCTTTAGTCTTTATATGCAAGGGGTTAAAATTTTAGGCGGCGGCAAGGCTAGCGTGATATCTGCTATCGAGCCGGTTTCGGCAGCTTTGTTTGCGGCTTTTTGGCTTGGAAGCGAGTTTGTATTTATTGATATAGTCGGATTTGCGTTGATAATTGCAGCTATCATACTCTTACGGAAAGGCTAA